A genomic segment from Myxococcota bacterium encodes:
- a CDS encoding alpha/beta fold hydrolase codes for MSARRLALACVATLALLVAGARHAPAFERKPVAIAAFFRPPEVQQVRVSADGAFLTAIVRLGAKREIRVYRRSSMEVDVALKVPSSVDLDVEWVARDRFVIESWRRRGTKWAYEVVVVGGDEGRVIQSRHALAVAGTIVAPLPGSDGHVLFQRARDVYRIDLREIADEKAVAKWIADDRRVTRLPEGASTAVVDRDGDVRAALVLEDDDGEVARRRIVHRARGARAFREVLAWDADEPFFVAPLGFTADGERLLVASNRDRDRFALVELDPATGAEGRVIFEHETAEIVDLAWSYDRASLAGVVYLDNGEPRMHYLDGAYAAERERIAALAPGHTVRVLSTSADLGVVAYAAYSDTDSGGFSLFDAKDGSAREIGRVSTLLDAIDFAPRRRFTVRAAEGPEIEAIFTEPVEPPAPIRAWDEPAAPRTPPLVVLPHGGPLGVRDDLGFDPVAQLLAYYGYAVLQVNYRGSGGRGKAFEAAGFGEVGRGIEDDIDAAYDYVVAQRWVDPDRVAAVGGSYGGYASLMGAIRHPDRYRCVVSFAGVTDLPVLFDEWPARRSERVRNHLVDLVGDPDRDLEDMVQRSPVYRASEISTPVFLVHGSKDVNVDVDHAYRMRLALERAGVPVRFRVLAGLDHSFGSPATADDILEDVLRFLDEHMKPRAARGGAGDADRAGRGEGSAR; via the coding sequence GTGAGCGCGCGCCGGCTCGCGCTCGCCTGCGTCGCGACGCTCGCGCTGCTCGTCGCCGGCGCGCGCCACGCGCCGGCCTTCGAGCGCAAGCCGGTCGCGATCGCCGCGTTCTTCCGCCCGCCCGAGGTGCAGCAGGTCCGCGTGAGCGCCGACGGCGCGTTCCTCACGGCGATCGTGCGTCTCGGTGCGAAGCGCGAGATCCGCGTCTACCGGCGTTCGAGCATGGAGGTCGACGTCGCGCTCAAGGTCCCGAGCAGCGTCGACCTCGACGTCGAGTGGGTCGCCCGCGACCGCTTCGTGATCGAGTCGTGGCGGCGCAGAGGGACGAAGTGGGCGTACGAGGTGGTGGTCGTCGGCGGCGACGAGGGGAGGGTCATCCAGTCGCGCCACGCGCTCGCGGTGGCCGGGACGATCGTGGCGCCGCTCCCGGGGAGCGACGGCCACGTGCTGTTCCAGCGGGCTCGCGACGTCTACCGGATCGACCTGCGCGAGATCGCCGACGAGAAGGCCGTCGCGAAGTGGATCGCGGACGACCGCCGCGTCACGCGGCTTCCGGAGGGCGCCTCCACCGCGGTCGTCGACCGCGACGGAGACGTGCGCGCCGCGCTGGTGCTGGAAGACGACGACGGCGAGGTCGCGCGGCGGCGCATCGTGCACCGCGCGCGGGGCGCGCGCGCGTTCCGCGAGGTGCTCGCGTGGGATGCCGACGAGCCGTTCTTCGTCGCTCCACTCGGCTTCACGGCCGACGGCGAGCGACTCCTCGTCGCGTCGAACCGCGATCGCGACCGCTTCGCCCTCGTCGAGCTCGACCCCGCGACGGGCGCGGAGGGGCGCGTGATCTTCGAGCACGAGACGGCCGAGATCGTCGACCTCGCCTGGAGCTACGACCGCGCCTCGCTCGCCGGCGTGGTCTACCTCGACAACGGCGAGCCGCGCATGCACTACCTCGACGGCGCCTACGCGGCAGAGCGCGAGCGCATCGCGGCCCTCGCGCCGGGCCACACGGTGCGGGTGCTGTCGACGAGTGCCGACCTCGGCGTCGTCGCGTACGCCGCCTACTCCGATACGGACAGCGGCGGCTTCTCCTTGTTCGACGCGAAGGACGGCAGCGCGCGCGAGATCGGGCGCGTCTCGACGCTGCTCGACGCGATCGACTTCGCGCCGCGGCGCCGCTTCACCGTGCGCGCGGCGGAGGGGCCGGAGATCGAGGCGATCTTCACCGAGCCCGTGGAGCCGCCTGCGCCGATCCGCGCGTGGGACGAGCCCGCCGCACCGCGCACGCCGCCGCTCGTCGTGCTCCCGCACGGCGGGCCGCTCGGCGTGCGCGACGACCTCGGCTTCGATCCCGTGGCCCAGCTGCTCGCCTACTACGGGTACGCCGTGCTGCAGGTGAACTACCGGGGTTCGGGCGGGCGGGGCAAGGCGTTCGAGGCGGCGGGCTTCGGCGAGGTCGGCCGCGGCATCGAGGACGACATCGACGCCGCCTACGACTACGTCGTCGCGCAGCGCTGGGTCGACCCGGATCGCGTCGCCGCGGTCGGCGGGAGCTACGGCGGGTACGCCTCGCTCATGGGCGCGATCCGGCATCCCGACCGCTACCGGTGCGTCGTCAGCTTCGCGGGCGTGACGGACCTTCCGGTCCTCTTCGACGAATGGCCGGCGCGGCGCTCCGAGCGCGTTCGCAACCATCTGGTCGATCTGGTCGGGGACCCCGATCGCGATCTCGAGGACATGGTCCAGCGTTCGCCCGTCTATCGCGCGAGCGAGATCTCGACGCCCGTCTTCCTCGTGCACGGTTCGAAGGACGTGAACGTCGACGTCGACCACGCCTACCGCATGCGCCTCGCGCTCGAGCGCGCGGGCGTGCCAGTGCGATTCCGCGTCCTGGCGGGGCTCGACCACTCGTTCGGGAGCCCGGCCACGGCCGACGACATCCTGGAGGACGTCCTTCGCTTCCTCGACGAGCACATGAAGCCGCGCGCGGCGCGCGGAGGCGCCGGGGATGCGGACCGCGCCGGGCGCGGCGAGGGATCGGCCCGCTAG
- a CDS encoding DUF4404 family protein: MPDKTRTLHETLEALHAELEGVELDGPLRAELRLAADDIRRALAECGDGPPELPSGLGARLRAALEEFERTHPKLTWATGRVVDALAEMGL; encoded by the coding sequence GTGCCGGACAAGACGCGCACCCTCCACGAGACCCTCGAAGCGCTGCACGCCGAGCTCGAAGGGGTCGAGCTCGACGGTCCGCTGCGCGCGGAGCTGCGCCTCGCGGCCGACGACATCCGGCGCGCCCTCGCCGAGTGTGGCGACGGGCCTCCCGAGCTGCCGTCCGGCCTCGGCGCGCGCCTGCGCGCGGCGCTCGAGGAGTTCGAGCGCACGCACCCGAAGCTCACCTGGGCGACCGGGCGCGTCGTCGACGCGCTCGCCGAGATGGGCCTCTAG
- a CDS encoding DnaJ C-terminal domain-containing protein, whose amino-acid sequence MEDEDLYAVLGVDRTADADAIRTAYRRLAREHHPDVNPDDPAAEERFKRVSAAHHVLSDPDKRKLYDEFGRAGLADGFDPEQARAYRRWAEGARRSPYHETFRAQGAGDEDVDIEELLSSFFGGAPGGAPGGGSAQWRAARGPRRGRDARGDVEVGFLDAVRGGEVSIELEGHGRLRVRIPPGADDGTRIRLAGKGEPGRDGGPPGDLVLALHVRPHALYERDGDDLSYDLPVTLPELVLGAEVDVPTPDGAVSMTVPPGSPNGRRLRLRGKGATRRGAKSGEGARGDLIVRLVAVLPEESDALRRVAEEMRSLYEGADVRAAVAEAARR is encoded by the coding sequence ATGGAGGACGAGGACCTCTACGCCGTGCTCGGCGTCGATCGCACGGCGGACGCCGACGCGATCCGCACGGCCTACCGACGGCTCGCGCGCGAGCACCATCCCGACGTCAACCCCGACGATCCGGCGGCGGAGGAGCGCTTCAAGCGCGTCTCGGCCGCGCACCACGTCCTCTCGGACCCCGACAAGCGCAAGCTCTACGACGAGTTCGGGCGCGCGGGGCTCGCCGACGGGTTCGACCCCGAGCAGGCGCGCGCCTACCGCCGCTGGGCGGAGGGCGCGCGCCGCAGCCCCTACCACGAGACGTTCCGCGCGCAGGGAGCGGGCGACGAGGACGTCGACATCGAGGAGCTGCTCTCGAGCTTCTTCGGCGGCGCGCCCGGTGGCGCGCCGGGCGGAGGCTCCGCGCAGTGGCGCGCGGCGCGCGGGCCGCGCCGCGGTCGCGACGCGCGCGGCGACGTCGAAGTCGGCTTCCTCGACGCGGTGCGCGGCGGCGAGGTGTCGATCGAGCTCGAGGGGCACGGGCGGCTGCGCGTGCGCATCCCGCCCGGGGCCGACGACGGCACGCGCATCCGCCTCGCCGGCAAGGGCGAGCCGGGACGCGACGGAGGCCCGCCCGGCGATCTCGTGCTCGCGTTGCACGTGCGCCCGCACGCGCTCTACGAGCGCGACGGCGACGACCTCTCGTACGACCTCCCCGTGACGCTTCCCGAGCTCGTGCTCGGCGCGGAGGTCGACGTGCCGACGCCCGACGGCGCCGTCTCGATGACCGTTCCGCCCGGCTCTCCCAACGGCCGCCGCCTGCGCCTGCGCGGCAAGGGCGCGACCCGACGCGGCGCGAAGAGCGGGGAGGGCGCGCGCGGCGACCTCATCGTGCGGCTCGTCGCCGTGCTGCCCGAGGAGAGCGACGCGCTGCGGCGCGTCGCCGAGGAGATGCGCTCGCTCTACGAGGGCGCCGACGTGCGCGCCGCGGTGGCGGAGGCGGCGCGGCGATGA
- a CDS encoding chaperone modulator CbpM: MTTRTYTRREIAVLLELDEPFVAALERERVIEMDAPDDARGGYSERMLERVRVAHQLVDELEVNLAGAAVIVRMREELIGARRDLRALLLELRRRGGR, translated from the coding sequence ATGACGACGCGGACCTACACGCGCCGCGAGATCGCGGTGCTGCTCGAGCTCGACGAGCCGTTCGTCGCGGCGCTCGAGCGCGAGCGGGTGATCGAGATGGACGCGCCCGACGACGCGCGCGGCGGCTACTCGGAGCGCATGCTCGAGCGGGTGCGCGTCGCCCACCAGCTCGTCGACGAGCTCGAGGTGAATCTCGCCGGCGCGGCGGTGATCGTGCGCATGCGCGAGGAGCTGATCGGCGCGCGGCGCGACCTGCGCGCGCTGCTGCTCGAGCTGCGCCGGCGCGGCGGTCGCTAG
- a CDS encoding DUF167 domain-containing protein — MEPSLEAREEGVVVCVRVAPRARRDAIAGVHDGRLKVAVTAPPEKGKANDAVARVLARALGVPRSRVALLAGATSHDKRFLISGEALEAVRARLRAQVEAPRGSTS; from the coding sequence GTGGAGCCGTCGCTCGAGGCGCGCGAGGAAGGCGTCGTCGTCTGCGTGCGCGTCGCGCCGCGCGCGCGGCGCGACGCCATCGCGGGCGTCCACGACGGCCGCCTCAAGGTCGCCGTGACGGCACCGCCCGAGAAGGGGAAGGCGAACGACGCCGTGGCGCGCGTGCTCGCGCGGGCGCTCGGCGTGCCGCGCTCGCGCGTCGCGCTGCTCGCGGGCGCGACCTCGCACGACAAGCGCTTCCTGATCTCGGGCGAGGCGCTCGAGGCCGTCCGCGCCCGGCTCCGCGCGCAGGTCGAAGCGCCGCGCGGCTCGACGAGCTAG
- a CDS encoding GGDEF domain-containing protein has translation MFFRRDKSSSDPPAERAAAPAAAGVSADDALDLAADLLRTYGENAFDLDEAGALETRGAFDQWARHILVGAPIPGEGAPEGGGPPAKRETGRARRAFRDHRRAERDFVTTTLGHYRQATWAFLGGLRRSLASDRISDDQVSARMQGLEAAVRDGDAARIKAEAQDAVTVIARVLTEREERSATQVAELASRLDALRAELEAARSEAATDALTGLFNRGAFDEQLEREVDLSLLFRTDRALLMLDIDHFKRVNDERGHRFGDEVLRRVADVLARCFMRKDDYIARYGGEEFAIVLREVNEHTARQLAERALHALRELEIAVDDWPPIGVTASIGVAQLRDGESPPEWVERADRALYRAKNGGRDRVEVASESAALAGEAAQPSAASPTPR, from the coding sequence ATGTTCTTCCGACGCGACAAGTCCAGCAGCGACCCTCCGGCCGAGCGCGCGGCGGCTCCGGCCGCCGCCGGCGTCTCGGCCGACGACGCACTCGACCTCGCCGCCGACCTGCTCCGCACGTACGGCGAGAACGCCTTCGACCTCGACGAGGCCGGCGCGCTCGAGACGCGCGGCGCGTTCGACCAGTGGGCGCGCCACATCCTCGTGGGCGCGCCGATTCCGGGAGAGGGTGCTCCGGAGGGCGGCGGCCCGCCCGCGAAGCGCGAGACCGGCCGCGCGCGGCGCGCATTCCGCGACCACCGGCGCGCCGAGCGCGACTTCGTGACCACGACGCTCGGCCACTACCGCCAGGCGACGTGGGCCTTCCTCGGCGGACTGCGTCGCTCGCTCGCCTCCGACCGCATCAGCGACGACCAGGTGAGCGCGCGCATGCAGGGCCTCGAAGCGGCCGTCCGCGACGGCGACGCCGCGCGCATCAAGGCCGAGGCGCAGGACGCAGTCACCGTGATCGCGCGCGTGCTCACCGAACGCGAGGAGCGCAGCGCGACGCAGGTCGCCGAGCTCGCCAGCCGGCTCGACGCGCTGCGCGCCGAGCTCGAGGCCGCGCGCAGCGAGGCGGCCACCGACGCGCTCACCGGCCTGTTCAACCGCGGCGCCTTCGACGAGCAGCTCGAGCGCGAGGTCGACCTCTCCCTCCTCTTCCGCACCGACCGCGCTCTCCTCATGCTCGACATCGACCACTTCAAGCGCGTCAACGACGAGCGCGGCCACCGCTTCGGGGACGAGGTGCTCCGCCGCGTCGCGGACGTGCTCGCGCGCTGCTTCATGCGCAAGGACGACTACATCGCGCGCTACGGCGGCGAGGAGTTCGCGATCGTCCTGCGCGAGGTGAACGAGCACACGGCGCGCCAGCTCGCCGAGCGCGCGCTCCACGCGCTGCGCGAGCTCGAGATCGCCGTGGACGACTGGCCGCCGATCGGCGTCACGGCCTCGATCGGCGTGGCGCAGCTTCGCGACGGCGAGTCGCCCCCCGAGTGGGTCGAGCGCGCCGATCGCGCCCTCTACCGCGCGAAGAACGGCGGCCGCGACCGGGTCGAGGTCGCGTCGGAGAGCGCCGCGCTCGCCGGCGAAGCCGCGCAACCCTCCGCCGCGTCGCCGACTCCCCGGTAG
- a CDS encoding sugar phosphate isomerase/epimerase: MRIGMNLLLWGVEIDSSHLPVLEMLRSAGYDGVEIPVVGQPDAEIAALRRATETLGLAVTTATFIPPEANPISPDAAVRRAALALIAQRIDAAAALGADLLVGALYQAHKVFTGLPPTEDEWRRSADFLRAAGERAAAAGIRLGLEFLNRFEVHLVNTSERAARMVRDVGLASVGVLYDTHHAHIEDPDARSALPAVRGELLHVHASESHRGTLGTGRVDWSGTFEALAAIGYDDWVVVEAFGTRDPGLVAAANVWRNAFESEEQLARDAIGFLRARLRR, translated from the coding sequence GTGCGCATCGGCATGAACCTGCTGCTGTGGGGCGTCGAGATCGACTCGTCGCACCTCCCCGTCCTCGAGATGCTCCGCAGCGCCGGCTACGACGGTGTCGAGATCCCCGTCGTGGGACAGCCCGACGCGGAGATCGCGGCGCTGCGACGCGCGACCGAGACGCTCGGCCTCGCCGTCACGACCGCCACCTTCATTCCGCCCGAGGCGAATCCGATCTCGCCCGACGCCGCGGTGCGACGCGCCGCCCTCGCGCTGATCGCGCAGCGCATCGATGCCGCCGCCGCGCTCGGTGCCGACCTCCTCGTGGGCGCGCTCTACCAGGCGCACAAGGTGTTCACCGGTCTCCCGCCGACCGAGGACGAGTGGCGGCGCAGCGCCGACTTCCTGCGCGCGGCGGGCGAGCGGGCGGCCGCCGCGGGCATCCGCCTCGGCCTCGAGTTCCTCAACCGCTTCGAGGTGCACCTCGTCAACACGTCGGAGCGCGCGGCGCGCATGGTCCGCGACGTCGGGCTCGCGTCGGTCGGCGTCCTCTACGACACGCACCACGCGCACATCGAGGACCCCGACGCGCGGAGCGCACTGCCCGCGGTGCGCGGCGAGCTGCTGCACGTCCACGCGAGCGAGAGCCACCGCGGGACGCTCGGCACGGGCCGCGTCGACTGGAGCGGCACGTTCGAGGCGCTCGCCGCGATCGGCTACGACGACTGGGTCGTCGTCGAGGCGTTCGGCACGCGCGACCCGGGCCTCGTCGCCGCCGCGAACGTCTGGCGCAACGCGTTCGAGTCGGAGGAGCAGCTCGCGCGCGACGCGATCGGCTTCCTGCGCGCGCGGCTTCGACGTTAG
- a CDS encoding sulfatase → MPLRTRAAPLALAPLAAVAFACGPPSAPRDAWSQVDLWRAAPEAARTTYATRHQRTIRAVAPAVGAPLVFDLALGASPRLSFRPLARAAEGCRFAVAVGRAGEEDGSRAAAAARADERLDAPRASGRREVDARDVAPASDTLPRVVDVDLAEWAGARVELALSATAPSGVPCDAAWGSPVVVDRRARIAARGRGAQLPNVLFLGADTLRADAVGFLGRAPSPTPALDGLAAGSHVFTDAYSSINNTNPSFASLMTGKYVKNHRVFDLKSRLPDAHVTLAEVLRDAGYDTKAIVSVAHLGRAGLRQGFDSFTRPGGQFFAETVVDMAIDWLSEPSPRPFFLWLHFFDPHIPHTPPSPYDEGLHPAAAYGMGPVEAWAEFREPGRVALEPSARGPGGGSAKLYHGEVAYLDRQLDRLLGFLDAAGLLDETLVVFVADHGETLGERLSFFDHVGLYEETTHVPLVVRVPGQREGRVHRGLVQHFDVFPTVLARLGLAAPAQDGIDLLARGAESADAPVRDAVFANHANDRGEMMRTPSFLYLVSRGIPRLPRGPHLYDLERDPHARDDVAGGGRPEEAQLAGALARWLDQRSAASAPESVPIGDEERRQLEALGYGD, encoded by the coding sequence GTGCCGCTCCGGACTCGCGCCGCGCCGCTCGCTCTCGCTCCGCTCGCCGCCGTCGCGTTCGCGTGCGGCCCGCCGTCCGCGCCGCGCGACGCCTGGAGCCAGGTCGACCTGTGGCGCGCCGCGCCCGAGGCCGCGCGCACCACCTATGCGACGCGCCACCAGCGCACGATCCGCGCCGTCGCGCCCGCCGTGGGCGCTCCGCTCGTGTTCGACCTCGCGCTCGGCGCGTCGCCGCGGCTGTCGTTCCGGCCGCTCGCGCGCGCGGCCGAGGGGTGCCGGTTCGCCGTCGCGGTGGGCCGCGCAGGCGAGGAGGACGGCTCGCGCGCCGCCGCCGCGGCCCGCGCGGACGAGCGCCTCGACGCCCCGCGCGCGAGCGGGCGCCGCGAGGTCGATGCGCGCGACGTCGCGCCCGCGAGCGACACGCTTCCGCGCGTCGTCGACGTCGATCTCGCGGAGTGGGCGGGCGCGCGCGTCGAGCTCGCGCTCTCCGCGACCGCGCCGAGCGGCGTGCCGTGCGATGCCGCGTGGGGCAGCCCCGTGGTCGTCGATCGCCGCGCGCGCATCGCCGCGCGCGGGCGCGGGGCGCAGCTCCCGAACGTGCTCTTCCTCGGCGCCGACACGCTGCGCGCCGACGCGGTCGGCTTCCTCGGGCGCGCGCCGAGCCCGACGCCGGCGCTCGACGGGCTCGCCGCCGGGAGTCACGTCTTCACCGACGCCTACAGCAGCATCAACAACACGAATCCGAGCTTCGCGTCGCTGATGACCGGCAAGTACGTCAAGAACCACCGCGTCTTCGACCTCAAGTCGCGGCTCCCCGACGCGCACGTGACGCTCGCCGAAGTGCTGCGCGATGCGGGCTACGACACGAAGGCGATCGTCTCGGTCGCGCACCTCGGCCGCGCCGGGCTCCGCCAGGGGTTCGACTCGTTCACGCGCCCGGGAGGCCAGTTCTTCGCGGAGACGGTCGTCGACATGGCGATCGACTGGCTGTCGGAGCCGAGCCCGCGTCCATTCTTCCTATGGCTCCACTTCTTCGACCCGCACATCCCGCACACGCCGCCTTCGCCCTACGACGAAGGGCTCCACCCGGCGGCCGCCTACGGAATGGGGCCGGTCGAGGCCTGGGCGGAGTTCCGCGAGCCCGGGCGCGTCGCGCTCGAGCCCTCGGCGCGCGGCCCGGGCGGGGGCTCGGCGAAGCTCTACCACGGCGAGGTCGCGTACCTCGACCGCCAGCTCGATCGCCTGCTCGGCTTCCTCGACGCGGCCGGTCTCCTCGACGAGACGCTCGTCGTCTTCGTCGCCGACCACGGCGAGACGCTGGGCGAGCGGCTCTCGTTCTTCGACCACGTCGGCCTCTACGAGGAGACGACGCACGTGCCGCTCGTGGTGCGCGTGCCGGGCCAGCGCGAGGGGCGCGTGCACCGCGGCCTCGTGCAGCACTTCGACGTGTTCCCGACCGTCCTCGCCCGGCTCGGCCTCGCCGCGCCCGCGCAGGACGGCATCGACCTGCTCGCGCGCGGCGCCGAGAGCGCCGACGCTCCCGTGCGCGACGCGGTCTTCGCGAACCACGCGAACGATCGGGGCGAGATGATGCGGACGCCGTCGTTCCTGTACCTCGTCAGCCGCGGCATCCCGCGGCTTCCGCGCGGCCCCCATCTCTACGACCTCGAACGCGATCCGCACGCGCGCGACGACGTCGCCGGGGGCGGGCGGCCCGAGGAGGCGCAGCTCGCGGGCGCGCTCGCGCGCTGGCTCGACCAACGCAGCGCGGCCTCCGCTCCCGAGAGCGTTCCGATCGGGGACGAGGAGCGCCGCCAGCTCGAGGCTCTCGGCTATGGCGACTGA
- a CDS encoding HTTM domain-containing protein, translating to MATDSPSLAARVFGIDTRSLAALRIAVASLALIDLANRLTGFDALYTDAGVAPLALGRTLGRTFSLYGLDGSEAFALALAAAQAIACAMLLVGYRTRAASVASFALVASLELRNPFVNNGGDAFLRMLLFWCMFLPLGATASIDALRARRRGAPAGPFLACSPATAAVMLQLGILYFVAGVTKTGPEWVDGSALRIALDQRYWTREFAFVLASHPDGLVVGTYATRWLEIALPLLLFVPALASDRAGQRARIATVLGLWIFQAGLASTFVLNLFPWASTCGTLAFLPPRFWAWIRARTGPDAYDTPPLLARPPGALRAAGDAAVLVALAANLALAGATAVHASAPRWLDRAGGFLGFEQSWTMYAPSPIEFDLDVEVLGHFESGEIERLLGPVSSTRFRAPATRAPGAAGSPERAGWERVVALHDGHRLKVYLETGLRMGKRVEALRQGYLAWVCREWNRAAREGERIDAVAFVGLSRRTGVDGPEPPKTLQLSERSCAADPTDLSVGIAD from the coding sequence ATGGCGACTGATTCGCCCTCGCTCGCGGCGCGCGTGTTCGGCATCGACACGCGCTCGCTCGCCGCGCTGCGCATCGCGGTGGCGTCGCTCGCGCTGATCGATCTCGCGAACCGGCTCACGGGGTTCGACGCGCTGTACACGGATGCGGGCGTCGCGCCGCTCGCGCTCGGCCGCACGCTCGGGCGCACGTTCTCGCTCTACGGTCTCGACGGCAGCGAGGCCTTCGCGCTCGCCCTCGCCGCCGCGCAGGCGATCGCGTGCGCGATGCTGCTCGTCGGCTACCGGACGCGCGCCGCGTCCGTCGCGAGCTTCGCGCTCGTCGCGTCGCTCGAGCTGCGCAACCCGTTCGTGAACAACGGCGGCGACGCGTTCCTCCGCATGCTCCTGTTCTGGTGCATGTTCCTGCCGCTCGGCGCGACGGCGTCGATCGACGCGCTCCGCGCCCGGCGCCGCGGCGCGCCCGCCGGCCCGTTCCTCGCGTGCTCGCCCGCGACCGCGGCCGTGATGCTCCAGCTCGGCATCCTCTACTTCGTCGCCGGCGTGACGAAGACGGGGCCCGAATGGGTGGACGGGAGCGCGCTCCGCATCGCGCTCGATCAGCGCTACTGGACGCGCGAGTTCGCCTTCGTGCTCGCGAGCCATCCCGACGGCCTCGTCGTCGGCACGTATGCGACGCGCTGGCTCGAGATCGCGCTGCCGCTCCTGCTGTTCGTTCCGGCGCTCGCGAGCGACCGCGCCGGGCAGCGCGCGCGCATCGCGACGGTGCTCGGGCTGTGGATCTTCCAGGCCGGGCTCGCCTCCACCTTCGTGCTCAACCTGTTTCCGTGGGCGTCGACGTGCGGGACGCTCGCCTTCCTTCCGCCGCGCTTCTGGGCGTGGATCCGCGCGCGGACCGGGCCGGACGCGTACGACACACCGCCGCTCCTCGCGCGTCCGCCCGGTGCGCTGCGCGCCGCGGGCGACGCCGCCGTGCTCGTCGCGCTCGCGGCCAACCTCGCGCTCGCGGGGGCGACGGCGGTGCATGCCTCCGCGCCGCGCTGGCTCGACCGCGCGGGCGGCTTCCTCGGCTTCGAGCAGTCCTGGACCATGTACGCGCCGAGCCCGATCGAGTTCGACCTCGACGTCGAGGTGCTCGGCCACTTCGAGTCGGGCGAGATCGAGCGGCTGCTCGGGCCGGTGTCGAGCACGCGCTTCCGCGCGCCCGCGACGCGCGCGCCCGGCGCCGCGGGCTCGCCCGAGCGCGCCGGCTGGGAGCGCGTCGTCGCGCTCCACGACGGGCACCGCCTCAAGGTCTATCTCGAGACGGGGCTCCGCATGGGCAAGCGCGTCGAGGCGCTGCGGCAGGGCTACCTCGCCTGGGTGTGCCGCGAGTGGAACCGCGCGGCGCGGGAGGGAGAGCGCATCGACGCCGTCGCGTTCGTCGGGCTCTCGCGACGCACCGGCGTCGACGGGCCCGAGCCGCCGAAGACGCTGCAGCTGAGCGAGCGCTCGTGCGCGGCCGACCCGACCGATCTCTCGGTGGGCATCGCGGACTGA
- a CDS encoding NAD(P)/FAD-dependent oxidoreductase yields the protein MALLPSRSSLRVAVVGDGPAGTAVATHLARAGARVVLFARGRPAGLVVGESLVPGVVPRLRELGIEDEVRGYATRKPGATFVVADGSRVAIDFASSCTSAPPYAYNVPRDRLDASLLAACEKSGAQIVREPAHLERAPRGGDGVALAGASRAAAASALGAPPDFVIDATGRARAVARLLGLPTEAGPRRDAALFAHCEGVAIDAPGHVHTDQLARGWCWRIPLPGRVSLGVVAPPDALAAYGPTAERQYDALLATEPRLREVAAGARRITPVLRYSNYQLATRRGAGANWALAGDAFGFVDPVFSSGLHLALSSARALADALLRGSTRALRGYERRHLRHLRAWQRAVDLYYDGRFVALLAMRDRAPQSLLGRAFAGHLDRHLPRVFTGEGSAGLYDPWLLGVVARAAAREPVAAVARVSD from the coding sequence ATGGCGCTCCTCCCGTCCCGCTCGTCGCTGCGCGTCGCCGTGGTCGGCGACGGACCGGCCGGGACGGCGGTCGCCACCCACCTCGCGCGCGCCGGCGCGCGCGTCGTGCTGTTCGCGCGCGGTCGGCCGGCGGGGCTCGTCGTCGGAGAGTCGCTCGTGCCCGGCGTCGTCCCGCGTCTGCGCGAGCTCGGCATCGAGGACGAGGTGCGCGGCTACGCGACGCGCAAGCCCGGCGCGACGTTCGTCGTCGCGGACGGGAGCCGCGTCGCGATCGACTTCGCGAGCTCCTGCACGAGCGCCCCGCCCTACGCCTACAACGTCCCGCGCGATCGCCTCGACGCGTCGCTGCTCGCCGCGTGCGAGAAGAGCGGCGCGCAGATCGTGCGCGAGCCGGCGCACCTCGAGCGCGCGCCGCGGGGCGGCGACGGCGTCGCGCTCGCGGGCGCGTCGCGCGCGGCCGCCGCCTCCGCGCTCGGCGCGCCGCCCGACTTCGTGATCGATGCGACGGGGCGCGCGCGCGCAGTCGCGCGGCTGCTCGGCCTCCCGACCGAGGCCGGCCCGCGCCGCGACGCGGCGCTCTTCGCGCACTGCGAGGGCGTCGCGATCGACGCGCCCGGCCACGTGCACACGGACCAGCTCGCGCGCGGCTGGTGCTGGCGCATCCCGCTCCCGGGCCGCGTGTCGCTCGGGGTCGTGGCGCCGCCGGACGCGCTCGCGGCGTACGGGCCGACGGCCGAGCGCCAGTACGACGCGCTGCTCGCGACCGAGCCGCGGCTGCGCGAGGTCGCCGCCGGCGCGCGGCGGATCACTCCGGTGCTCCGGTACTCGAACTACCAGCTCGCGACGCGGCGCGGCGCGGGTGCGAACTGGGCGCTCGCCGGCGACGCGTTCGGCTTCGTCGACCCCGTGTTCTCGAGCGGGCTCCACCTCGCGCTCTCGTCGGCCCGCGCACTCGCGGACGCACTCCTGCGCGGGAGCACGCGCGCACTGCGCGGCTACGAGCGCCGCCACCTGCGCCACCTGCGCGCGTGGCAGCGCGCGGTCGACCTCTACTACGACGGCCGGTTCGTCGCGCTGCTCGCGATGCGCGACCGCGCGCCGCAGTCGCTGCTGGGGCGCGCGTTCGCCGGGCATCTCGATCGGCACCTCCCGCGCGTGTTCACGGGCGAGGGGAGCGCCGGGCTCTACGACCCGTGGCTGCTGGGCGTCGTCGCCCGCGCGGCCGCGCGCGAGCCCGTGGCCGCGGTGGCGCGCGTCTCCGACTAG